In Opisthocomus hoazin isolate bOpiHoa1 chromosome 12, bOpiHoa1.hap1, whole genome shotgun sequence, the sequence TACTGCTAAGATACAATCACAATCTGCAAGTTAGAATGATCCTTAGCATTTGCTTATGTATTGGTCAGAGCAGAACACGTGCATTACTGCAAGCAATAAATACCACCTCTAACAAACATTAACCTTTATTATTAGTGACTAATGATAATAAAAGGTGTATTTATATACCGTGCCCTTGCTATTTCCCAAATTAAAGTTGAAAATTACTTTTTACGATTTAATTGGTAAATAGCATTTAAAAAGGTTCAAACTACACTGTTTAGACAGGACCAGCCCACAGAGCATTTGCTTCTGCAACCCCTTGGAATTTGAACTCCTTGATCTCTCCATCTAAGTATATATTTGAGAGGGAAGGAGTCTCTTCCCATGCCTGTAAAATGCCATTTCTCTTGTCCACAAAGAAAATAACAGTAGAATCCTTGAActcattgtttattttttccttaagtaactgaagaaaagaagcatTGCTGGTAAAATCATAAATCCTTTAACAAGCTTATAGCATCCCAAGATTAGTCCCTAAGGCAAAACTAGCCAATAAATGAAGATACTTTTCCATTTTTGTAAGAAAACACGGGCTAGTTAAGGTCAAGTCACTGGCAAGAGATTTAGACACCTACTGAACTGACGGGAACTCTCCAAATACACATTCCAGGTTGAGGAAAGTAACTAGTTGCTTAGGCAAAAACGAAATCAATGTATTTTCAATGTTGCCTTTACCGTACCTGAAGAAACAAAGTATAGTATAGATCTGCTATAGAAagaaaagacagctgaaaatatcaCCTGTAGAACATACATCTGCGCACAAAAATTAAGACGTTACCTACACTAAATCGAAAAAAGTTCCTAAGCAAAACTTTACTTAATATGGAGTTAAAGATGAAACATTGCATTATCTTTTCATAAAAATCACAtgtctttttccccccctttcttttttgtcTGGAAATTCCAGGGTAGAGATGGTGTGAAAGGTGTCTCTACTTAATTTTGAGGGACAATGCACCATAaaacctccctttttttttttcttctaatttttgcTATTTCAGTAGTCTGTTGAATTTCAGGAAAAAGGTAGGAATGACAAGAAGATTATAAATCTTGATTTCAAAATTATCAGCTATAGAGAACACAGAAGTAACACATAATATTTGATCCCAAATGGGGTATCTGCAATTGACAGATACAAAAACATTAGTTATTTAATCCCATATATCACAATtaccatgaaaaatattttaaagtcctTGTGAAAGATGCACAAAAACGAGTAAGTTGTTGATATCTAGCTTTTCATATGCTTGTGGTAAGACTATAATTTTAACTCTTTATTCTCTTTGTAGGTAAGAAAGAACTCTTGTCACACCGTCGTTCAGGTGGCAACTTCTGAACAAGAAGTTAGTTAACCCTATTCCTGTGAGAATTgcacaagaaaaacaaagagataaAAGAGTAAGAgaatgagttaaaaaaaagagagctttggttttgttttcagtactGACATTACTTTGTAGTCTCAGTCTTGGAGAAGGACATTCACAGCACAGAGTCTGGCTCAGCCATCACAAAACACGGCCAATACAAACCATTAATGTAAGTCTGTTTCACATTTTACTGGAGTCCATTTTTAGACACAGATTTACATCAGCATGACAAACGACAGGAATTCCTGCCAAATCAAGCCCCCGGTGCTTAAACAGAAGGTTTAAGAAACCCAACAACAACCTGTCCAATCAATCATGCCAGGATACAGTTTTGTTGATACTTAGGTCCACCACTTTGGTCTTCCAGTCCTGTAGTACTGTTGTTCATGAGGCATTATTGTGCAAAGACAACAAATCTTAACATCAGTAACTAACACCAtagatttttcagcttttaacaGCAGATGTCAACTGAAAAGAGTCAGGTGAAGTTAGATCAGGTTGATCAGGACTTACTGGTTTGAATGTCACACAGGAAAGGAGCTGTACAACTGCACCACGGCCAAAAACAATGAAGTGAAACAGAAGATTAAGGGTTTTTTTGCAACTATTTTAGGGATGACTAGCAGGAATGAAAGAAGCTACCTTATTTCAGCATTCAGGATAATGCCTTTTTCCTGGATTTACAACTGTACAGAAATAGAGAATGGCAGTTTTCACTAAAGTGAGATTTTTAAAcattacaaaaatgaaaaatgaattgaAACTGCAAGTGAAGGGAACACAAGCTACCCACTCAGAGCTTTCAGGTtaatgaaaaacaaaggaaagatttCTGATCATATTTCTCTACTTTCTCAAGATAAAAGTATCAACTATTTTTACAGGATGCAGCTAACATCTGCACAGACGTTTTTAATGCACCCTTCACATAGCACTTACTTCAAGGTTCTCTTTCCGAAGTATTTCTAAAATAGAAATTGCTTGATATAGAATCATCAAAATAGACTCTTCAAATTATGGTTCACTCTCACTCTGTAATATACTACTTGGGTACTGGATAAACATTCTCACAAATggaacaaagactttttttttttttaaagataaactaATTGGACTATTGGTTTACCTGTGGTTCCCATCTCAAAGCTTCTTGGTGGAGAATGGGTTTAATGATTACCTTTTATAACCTCTGTACTTAAGCTGCTCATGCTTCTGCGTATTCTGGTTTCAGACATGGACATGTCTTGCTGTCTAACTGGCTGGTAAATCTAACGGCAGACATAAAGAAGTAACACTATACAAAGATTCCTGGAGCCTGATTAGCACCAAACAAACATAAACAAATAAGGTAAGTCAACGTATGAATTGCTAAAAGACGATGATTAAAACGTTCTCGAATACAAGACTTCAAAGATGGAAGTTGGGCACAAAGCTGTAATAAAATTCAGTGACCCAAGCCCTGCATTCCTTACGTGGGCAATTTTCTATTGTAGGTTTAATCGTAGGTAAAGTTGGATTCATGacgatttcttttaaaaatctttaattcAAAACAAACTGGATGTCTTTATAGCCCAAATATTTCTGAAGACCAGCAGTACTGAGAAAGCTGTTCTGTCAGTTTAAAATGCTACAGTTTTTGCAGCCAAGAATTACTGGATACCATGTAAGTTGCCTAAACATGACACTTTCCTGCGTAACTGTCTGTAAAGCTGCAAACTGATCTTCAACATTCAGATTCTAGTAATTATAGCTGTAGGGTCTGAGGAGAGAAGAGACTTTTGACTAAATCAACTTTTAAGAATCAGGACCTAAGCTGACCCATTTCCTTCACTATCTCGGGTTGCATTTCATTCCAATGCTatggaaaacaagcaaaatacacaaaaaaaatcacaagtgtaAATTTAAAACCAAACTGTTAGGATGCTAATTCTACACAGAACAAAACATTCAGTAGGAGACATTCACCCTGAGGCAGCACAGAGAAGACTGGCGACTCTTTGCGCCAAAGAGCTGCTAATTAGACAATTACAGGAGACGACATTTGGTTTAGCATCTCCAAGGAATTGAGACACGGCTTAATTAAACGAAAATCAGAAAGAAGGAGGTCTCCTAGATAAGAAAACAGACTAGCTTGTGGGAGAAAGATTAAATCTGTCTGGACCTCGGGAGGAAATTAAAGGAGGGACTAGCTATACAGCCTAGATTGTTCCAGCAAGGAACTCCCCTCAACTGAATGCAACCCGAGACAGAAGATAAGCAGACATTCCCTGCCAGGTGGGTATGAGGAAAAGCCACAGCAGTCAGGTGGAGGAGGAGAAACAGACGTAACGCCTCTTCGATTTAATCTCCAAGCAGGTAGTCAGAGGAAAGTCCTTTGCCTGggagcgtgcgtgtgtgtgtgtgtgcatgtgtgtatatgtttTCTGGCAGTAGTAACTACACTACCTTGGACCCATATATATCGGCAAAACTCCAGCAAACTTTAATATGCTCGACTGGTATTTCCTTAGAGATTTCAACAAGTGAACCAAATGGGTGAAGAAAGcttgaggaaaagaaaaggaggagaggacAGCAGAAAGGACGGACAGTCCATTCGGAGCCACGAAGCCCACACGACGAACCTCCAGAAGCAGGCAACGCTTCCACTTTTCTCCCTTCAGGCCGCGTGAGAGGGGCTGGCGGAGGGCGGCAGGAGGGGGTACCCGTGCACACGCATCATCCCACAAAAACCGCAGCTGTGTCCCGACTTAGTAGTGATGTACTAATGTATTAACGGTGTGGTTGGTTAACATTTTAGGAAACTGCTAATTACTAGTTATATAGCTCCGATATAACCACAAAAAATaagaatacatattttttcaagtctttaaattgtttttatctgGTAACTTCAAAATTGATCAAGGAAAGGAGATGTTCACCTGTATAAGGTTAGAAGTGAGACCCACATAATCCAAAGAACAATTTAATAAAGCAAATACACAAGCAGGCAAAGTCCAAATAACTGTACGTTAGCAAACAGCAGTACACCTCAGGGGGTGTGTGCAtcttggaaagaaaagagaaacttcACATAATTTATCTTATTACTTTGCAAAAGCTATGTgttgaaagctgaagaaaaagtcAGTAATGACAATCACTATGACTGTGTTATACCAAAAAGTAATTACTGAATTATTAGAAATTACCTTACCAAAATGTCTCATTTTATTCAAGGTGGGCCTCATCAGTGGAATCTGTATGATTGTTGGTACAATTATTGGCTCAGGTATCTTTGTTTCTCCAAAATCAGTACTTGCCAATGTTGGAGCTGTGGGTCCTTGTTTAACCATCTGGGCAGCCTGTGGAATTCTTGCAACACTAGGTAAATCAGTCAACAAAGAATACGAATCTTTGCTTAAATCTTTGTATCTACTGTTTCTGCATACTACTCACTTACAAATTAGTTAATAGCACCTAGACCAAAATCAGTCATATGCTGATGAGTGTAGCAGTACTCaggtaaaaatgtaaaatatgtgcTGTTCATAAAAGGTACATTTTTACAATTATACAGCACATTTTCAGCTCATTTTGAAAGCAAGTTTTAgttttgcttacttcatccactAACTGTCATAGAAAGAATACTTTTCTACTGAAACCACAGGCAAAATGTGAAATTCACTGGCAGTGAGCTAGGTAATTCTGCTATTTTTCTGCTTGTGTAATTGTGTAAATCTAGGTCTATTACCTGAGAATTTAGCACTAAGCACCTCAAAATATTTCATGAGATGAACCGAAAAGGAATTCTTTGGGCGGTGTGTTAGGCATACAGCAAACACAAAAACACCTGTATGCAAGATGCCAGTTATAGCAATAAATCTAGAATGAGAACTGTACTTCAGAGCTGAGCTTAGCAGGTATTTTAACTCCAAGATTGTGCAAGtctatttttttcaagtttccaAAACGTAGGTCAGCCAACGCAGTTCTCACTTAAATGCTTTTAATAGTGTTGGTTTCTTAAACAGAAATCTAATATGAAACTGGAACATTTGTACTTTCTTTGCTGAAGTCTTAAAAAACAATAGTAGTAAATTCTGTATTGTAACTTAATagtttcagtgtattttttccaACTGCTCGTAAGTAATTAAAATTTTACTTTGCATATACAGTAAAATGTACAGAAACATAGGAAGCAATGATGCATTGTATATATCAATTTCCTTAACTTTTCTACCTATTAAAAAGCAGTAAGCTGTTCTAGCCTGTCATCGTTTAAGAAGTGCATGAACTACACCAACACTAAATGCTTTCCTTGTTATTCAGGTGCACTTTGTTTTGCTGAGCTTGGTACGACAATCACAAAATCCGGGGGAGAATATCCTTACCTCATGGAAGCATTTGGCCCAATcccagcatttttattttcttggacaAGCTTGCTTGTCACAAAACCAAGTTCATTTGCAATCATTTGCCTCAGCTTTGCAGAATATGCATCTGCCCCTTTCTATCCAGGCTGCGATCCACCCCAAGCTGTCATCAAGTGTCTCGCAGCAGCTGCCATCGGTAAGATTCATGCTTTTTAAGAAAGAGACAAGatccagaatcacagagtggttccCGTTTGGCCCCATCAATGAGGGCATTTCAGCACAGTCACGAATACACCAGGTAGCAACCCtacactgaaagcagcagaagactTTGGAACACAGTACAGCGAGTCCTTCCCACAATAACTATTTCAAAAACATATTAAAAGGATAGGTTTGAAAATGGTTTGTTCCTAGCCTTaagtttattttattctttattaacATAGATACTGCTGGGTAATGAATGCTTATCTctagcagaaaaggaagaaaaattaagtgtggggatattatttctgtatttatcgGAATGCCATGCAAATTCAGTAGTacctttaatgaagaaaaaaaaaaaaatctaacctaaTTCAGAAAACGGTTCCTCCTATGTTAAAAGCTTTCCAAACACAGCATGTTAAAAAACTGTATCAATAACACGGACTAACAGTGGGAGGAAAAAGCAGTACAGTAAATaaggtgggaaggaaaaaagttcTTAAAGGCAACTTTTCCTCTCAGTTCTGATGAATTTAATGCAGAAATCTataaatttgtttcttttagtGATAATTACAATAGTGAATTCACTGAGCGTGAAGCTGGGAAGCTACCTCCAGAATTTTCTCACGGCTGCTAAAATGATCATTATCGCAATCATTATTGTAAGTGGAATTGTTCTCCTTGCACAAGGTAATTAAATATACTTCACTTACAAAAATTGTTTTAGCTTCTGCTTATAATTATTCAAAAATTTCCCACCGACAGAAGTGGCACAACAATAAGGTGCTCTCTGTTCAGTGTTTTAGTTCCAGATCTCTTGGGAACTATGGCATTTTCCTTTAGAGAACGGGGTTGGGTGGGAAATGCAACACTACAGATCAATTAATAAAAATTGGTATTAATTTAACAGTGGGATGTTTCAACACATGAAACGCTGGAATGTTTCTTCATCTGGTGGGGATTAAAGGAATTGATTTCAACACTGATCAGTAATCTACATCTTATTTGCAGGAAAAACTGAGAGCTTTAAAGATTCTTTCAAGGACAGTAAAATTTCTGTTAGTTCTATCAGTTTGGCATTTTATAATGGACTCTGGGCTTACGATGGATGGTAAGGTATCTTTACTAGAATTAATGGTTACAGTTTAACAGCCTTTTACTGGTTTACTCTCTCCCCAAAGAACTCAGAGATGTGATCTGAAAAAATTAACATATTGTTATTAAGAATCTCCTAATGAATTATGGAAAAAGGACACcagtttggttaaaaaaaaaccaaaccccctaACAGCTGTTTATTACGGAAAGAAACTGTACTACACCTTGAAAAGGCtacagctttgctgctgaaggCGTTTAGTTTAATTCCTAGCCTTCCCAGAGCTCCTACAGATGACCCCGATCAACTCTTGTCAAGTATGTAGTGGTGTTTCATTAGTACAGGAGGAcatgccccccccccgccccgaagtGTCAGAATTTATAGGGTTCAACTTTCAAATTTTTTCTTAATCAGTTTCATTTGGAATCAATGTAAAAACACTGAGTCTTCTTCCCTGAGAAGCTTTCAATTTTAAATCTCCACATCTGTTTATCTATTATTATCTACCACGTTAGATTTaagaaaacacatctgaaaatCAGATATGGATGGATTCAGGTTTAAATTGATAATCTATATATAGCATTTATATTTAATACTCAGAAGAGTGATTTCCAGAATCATTTTCATAAGAATAAACTTATTTACTGGCAGGAACTTAATCTCTGTGACAGTCCAGAAACTAGTTTACATGTTTCCTTTCCTGAAACTAAAGGGAATGTCAGTTGGTCTAGAGCTTTGTTGACAGACATCTAGTATCAAGGTCTCATCCATTAATGCTGTTCTTAAATGTTCAAACTGTAAAAGGTTGCACATAGGTCCATACACTGGAAAGAATTAAGAATATAAATCTAAACTTACAACAAAGCCAGTCCCATTTAGATGCTTAAAACTGAATTACTTTTAAATGGATTACTCTTTCAGGTTCTATCTCCAAGCCTGAGTGTCTCAACTCAGGCATGTAAGTCTGCTAATTCAGACACGCATCTAGACTTTAAGGGAGCAGGGAAGCTGGTGCCTAAATAATTATTTCAACATGTAACCACCAGGCACCAACATTTGAAAAACAGCCTGTTGAACTATAAGTATCAATTCTTCCTCACACTTTCAGCAGTggataagtaaaaaaaaaaaaatactctatcAATCTGATCTATGTGCTTGAGCAAAAATGAGTATTTGGAAATTATAATTCTGACAGGTGTAACCCTTAGAAAGGTTTTCATGCCAGTTTTCTAGACAATATGACTTACAGAACAATTGTGAAACATCAGCAGACTTTGCTTCAGCAGTCCTTGCCCTGAGTACACTTGagctttttcatttgaaaagattCAGATATTGCAAAGCTTGAAGTTCAAAGGCAATCTTATAAATCTGAGATAATGCCTGcatagttttgttttgttattctgGAATATTGTATCCAAGACCTAAGACAATCTCATTTCAAAATCTGAGACACTGCTAAAATTGTGACGAGGAAGAGATAAAGAATCAAAAGGCTGACATTTGGATAAGAAGCTTTTTTGTCCTGCAGTTTTGCCACTTAAGAGACTGGttgtacctttttattttttttaaatggaaaaggtAAAAACCAGTAACATAAGAAATGACACCTAACTTCGTAATATGTCAGTATTTCAACACCTGACTGTTAATAACATTGTATCAATGTTTCTCCTTCCAGGAATCAACTCAATTATATCACAGAAGAACTTAAAAATCCTTACAGGTAAAACTATGTAGGAAAGCAGTGTTTCTaatgacaaaaacaaaacacttcatattttttaaaagcaggcatatgttttgttttttaaaaacagtggttATTCAAGGTTTGACCACTAACACACAAAGCTAATTAGCAACTATTACAGGCTTCATAAATTTGCATAAAGTTGTATTGTTCCTTTGTTAAAATCCCAGATTCCACAGCTGTACaataaagaaatgtaaatataCCTAAAGAGCATATGGGGAAAAGTAAGAGTTCACAGTTCATTATGACAGCTCTACCAGTGATACAGCAATGCTTACAGTCTTGTTTCTGTGTTCTTTAGAAATCTACCGCTATCTATAATTATTGGAATACCCTTGGTTACAGTTTGTTATGTTCTGATGAACATTTCATATTTCACCGTGATGACTTCAACAGAACTCCTGCAGTCCCAGGCAGTTGCTGTGGTAAGCCACTTTATTTTCTAATAGAGCATCTGAAGAAGGCTGTGTGCATTGAAGTCACCAGCAAAAATGAACCTCTAATTTTTCTTAAGATAATGACAGTTAAGATAGAAATTAGTTGTGTCACCTTTTTCCCTCCATTATCTACTGTCATTTCTTAATCTAAAATTTACCTTAGTAATGCTTAATTTAAACAGTAGTTCTGTCATATCCCAAGAAAAAAAGTGGAAGTAATGCAGCCTTCAGCTAACATTTTGTAAACACCGCAGCTCAGAGGTTCACTGTtttccaaaaaacccaaaaagacagatgttatttttctttctgacttcTGCTTTGCCCTTTTCAGTGCTTCCAGTGTTTCTGAGAAACAAACACATGCAAAATGACAGATCAAAGTTTGTCATTCTTAACAGCAAGTAGTCCATAATTCACTTCTAccttattcttgctttttttttaacaaagctaATAAATATCCTTTTTACATTATTGCAAGACATACTACTACAGACAAAATCAAAGATGATTTAAATTTCTAAAATCGTAATACACACATCTGTCCCTTCAGTTCCTCTTGGTGAATTTTCTGTGGGACATTTGTCTCAAACAACTGTTGAGAGGTCACACAACGCTTTTTCCTAATGTTAGTTTTTGGGGAAAACAAACAGCACATGACATGCAcgcaaaatgcagtgtaacacaGTGAAGGACTACAGTAATGTAGAAATACTTATAAATGCTAAAAAATATGACCTTCTAAAATGTAGAACTTTGGTGCATTTCAGCATCTTGTTTGCCCCAAGAGGCACAGCAATGTTGTACCTTCTTTATGAACTAGTCCTCTTCAGCATGCCACTAAACTTACAGTCTGTGAAGAACACGCATCAACTAGGACTAAACTTGTCAGGCTAAATTAAGAACAAAATCTCAGAACTGCCAGAAAGGCAGCACAGCAACAGGAGTGCACTGTTCAAAGAAGTCTATACATCTGCAAGTAGACTTCTTCCTTAGCACTGATGAGCGTCCTACTACTGGACAAAGAAACGACATTAATGTCACCCCCATGCAAAACCAGAACTCTTTATGCTTGACTTACTAAAAAAAAGTAACCACTCTCCAACTAAAACCTACctgtaaaaaagttttaattCAAATTCATTTACAGTAGATCAACGTAGCTGCATTAGATCTAACCCATCCTGCAGTAACAACTAAGACACCACGGCACAGGTAAAAATTGAAGTGCAGTGCAAGACCTCTGCAAGCTTGTCGTTTACTCCTTCACCCATAAGGCCTAGTTTGTCACGCTGTCACTACTAGTGTTACTCCTTCTGTATAGGCTGAAACCAGCTTGTGTATACGTGGCTTTCTGCTGCAATGCTATCTTTGTTTTGCAGACACATCCCCAAACCAGGTGTTTTTAACAGAATttcatttctgtatattttttacaTCTGTCTTCCAGTGTGTCGGACAGATGCTGCATCTCAAATACCACGATAACAATACTGCACTCCTTAGAgtgcttaattaattaattgggGTCTTCAATTGGCAAAGCATTCTGTAATAACTACACAAAATATACAACCTACATTTTTAATGGTGACATACCTTAGCTACCCATTTACTGTACTTTTAAAGAGGCTCCAGCATTACTGAATATACCAAATGGTagttaaaatgacaaaaaatgcttcattttaatcCCATATCCCAGACATTCGGAGACAGAGTCCTTTATCCAGCCTCTTGGATCGTTCCTCTCTTTGTGGCCTTTTCTACAATTGGATCTGCCAATGGGACCTGTTTTACTGCAGGCAGGTAAGCTCCTGTTCTGAATATCTTACAATGAAATTTTTAAAGGctggaaaaatgtatatatacatttaaaTATCTACATGGATAGAGACATTATTCTGATCCAAACATACAAAAGGTAATTAAAAACTACCTGCAAATCTAGTTATATTGTTTAATTTTCCGAAAGAAGCAGTGGCTATGAAGGTttggaaaatcagaaaatagggTCTCAATTCAAGCAGGTATAGCACAAGAAGTATTTTTTCACCTCTCATCAAGTTTAAAGCCAAGAATTAAGCAGTTTAAAAACTACCAGTAAGAACATGAGCATACTAGTAATGATCAAGacaggaactggaaagagaagCTGTTCCTTTCTACCAGTTGTTCAACAGTTCCatttactatttaaaaatattttaaatttcagatCCATCTGGACATGATAGGGCTGTAAAGGTCAATTCTTTGGATAGAAGGTTGTCAACATAGCTTCTTGATATgaagcaaactaaaaaggaaatatttaaaggGACACAATTacgcttccccccccacccccaaaatagTTTTAAATTTCATGTGCAAACTAATAATTCTGAAATTAGTTTCGACTTCACTACTTTAATACTGGTTATTTCCATTATTTCAGTCTGCTACTCTATAGCTTAAATCCCACTGCATAGCAAAGGAAAAATGGATGAAATTATAGTCAGATGTAgccataaaataaaacaaacctgaaaatgaATGCTactcaatttttctttttttctagtaaTACTACTTAAAGTCTAGGTGCCACACTAATTAGCAtgccttgtttttgttttgtcagACTTGTTTATGTTGCAGGTCGTGAAGGGCACATGCTAAAGGTGCTCTCTTACATTAGTGTTAAGCGTTTAACACCAGCACCTGCTATCATATTTTACGTAAGTATATACTGTAAGCACAGAAAAACTATCAACAAAAATTCTCCAGTAATACACGCTTTCACGATTTCTTATCAGCAGTCTTGACACATATTTTTTGACTACCCAGACAAGAAAACTGCTAAATACACATTAGGAAAAAAGACTATTAAAAACCCAACTTCTCCATTTGAACAGTTTCATTCCATAGCtggattttaaaatcaaaatgtttttaagaatccacagcataaaaataaattcaacagTTAAATGAATGATTAGTATtaggcaaatattttatttcacaggatgTCTGAAAGCAAGCTATCACTAACCTATTTCCTGCCTGTAAGAATACATTTAcatgttatgaaaaaaaaattctattcagtaaacacattttaaaataaatccagaatatcttgttatttttatgtattttacccATTTATCTTATATTCAAGGTAAAACAAGATAAACTCAATTCAATTGCTCCATCAACTCCCATTAATAACCAAAAAATACATTCAGTATCTTCACCTCCTCCATGATACGCAGTCAACAAAACAGAGATTTACGCATACAAATTTTAAGTCTTTTGACTTAAAATGCAATTAAGAttttacacaaacacacacacgctgGCAGGATGTGGACACTATCTTTAAAGGAGTTGCAATACACTTACACCCAAATGTTTAAGCAAAAGTATTCACAGATCACTCTGGCACATTGTAAACATACACCCATACTGACAGATAAATAAAATTCAGCCTTCTCTTATAACTGACtatattcatttttgttttcatttttagggGGCCATTGCTATTATTTATATTATCCCTGGTGACATTGACACACtgataaattatttcagttttgcagtctgGATATTTTACGGTTTAACCTTACTTGCACTCATTGTTATGAGGTTTACAAGAAAGGAACTCAGGAGACCAATCAGGGTAAGTTCAGCATTCAGTATGGCTTTTCCTCCACTCCCATCAATATTACAACACAACTCATCCTAAATATTTGGATATTTAAACAGGGTCAGGCAGAttcctccttgtttgttttttttttccccttacctAAAACCTAGCTATTTATTTG encodes:
- the SLC7A9 gene encoding B(0,+)-type amino acid transporter 1, producing the protein MGEESLRKRKGGEDSRKDGQSIRSHEAHTTNLQKQVGLISGICMIVGTIIGSGIFVSPKSVLANVGAVGPCLTIWAACGILATLGALCFAELGTTITKSGGEYPYLMEAFGPIPAFLFSWTSLLVTKPSSFAIICLSFAEYASAPFYPGCDPPQAVIKCLAAAAIVIITIVNSLSVKLGSYLQNFLTAAKMIIIAIIIVSGIVLLAQGKTESFKDSFKDSKISVSSISLAFYNGLWAYDGWNQLNYITEELKNPYRNLPLSIIIGIPLVTVCYVLMNISYFTVMTSTELLQSQAVAVTFGDRVLYPASWIVPLFVAFSTIGSANGTCFTAGRLVYVAGREGHMLKVLSYISVKRLTPAPAIIFYGAIAIIYIIPGDIDTLINYFSFAVWIFYGLTLLALIVMRFTRKELRRPIRIPIIIPVTVTLVSVLLVLAPIISAPELAYLYCVLFILSGLIVYVLFIHFKFNWPQKISEPITMYLQMLLEVVPAEEVTQ